The proteins below come from a single Prochlorococcus marinus CUG1415 genomic window:
- a CDS encoding DUF3120 domain-containing protein has protein sequence MKELITNNLEVTDKFNYKLHKIIDSYETTFLSRPISLRLWSSFFVILPIFVQAPWVRLEPLSALCFTFVILLGAFVVYKKQSNKWFIVSSLLLGVSGSWLGGCLFWGWLSPFPILHIPVEAVVLPLALIGLFTNWKIGSSFYISSLFGTAVTDITIFLTGIMDQWREVITADSENAPLILQKTSENLIQGKSISIIIFVALLLWFISKVIFDSATINTTNGKALLVASYVIQTTLIVDGIFIFLAILQPNLSGLV, from the coding sequence GTGAAAGAATTAATTACAAACAATTTAGAAGTGACAGATAAATTTAACTATAAATTGCATAAAATAATTGATTCATATGAAACTACTTTTTTATCAAGACCAATTTCTTTAAGGCTGTGGTCTTCTTTTTTTGTAATTTTGCCTATATTTGTTCAAGCACCTTGGGTGAGATTGGAACCACTGAGTGCGCTTTGTTTTACTTTTGTAATTCTCTTAGGGGCATTTGTTGTCTATAAGAAACAATCAAATAAATGGTTTATCGTTAGTTCATTATTACTTGGTGTCTCTGGAAGTTGGCTTGGTGGATGTTTGTTCTGGGGATGGTTAAGTCCATTTCCTATTCTTCATATTCCTGTTGAAGCTGTAGTTCTTCCGCTAGCTTTAATTGGCCTATTTACTAATTGGAAAATTGGTTCTAGTTTTTATATCTCTTCTCTGTTTGGAACTGCAGTTACAGACATCACAATATTTTTAACTGGAATAATGGATCAATGGAGGGAGGTTATAACTGCAGATTCTGAAAATGCACCATTAATTCTTCAAAAAACCTCGGAAAATCTCATACAAGGAAAATCAATATCCATTATTATTTTTGTTGCACTTTTACTGTGGTTTATTTCAAAAGTAATTTTTGATTCTGCGACAATTAATACTACAAATGGTAAAGCACTCTTGGTTGCCAGTTATGTAATCCAAACGACACTAATTGTTGATGGTATTTTTATTTTTTTAGCAATCCTACAACCAAATTTGAGCGGTTTGGTGTAA
- a CDS encoding YihY/virulence factor BrkB family protein has translation MQRSSTWILKSLWGACERWSKSDCIDLSAAFAYYALQSFFPILLISLSIASWFLGKQEGLDQQIISIAAQLLPPSVVELVETTLFNLIDQGFGAGILGAMFLLFTAGNAYLSLQRGSERLWEDELPSKKLNAPWRAQASRFLRNRVEAFLIVFFIGFLMVLDQISANLRMIPSNVLENLSKSNNLISDLLLKLPLLQVGQFAIPLVGFSLMALLLQALLPSRKVPLKPLLPGSFLIGIGLTTLNLAVSKSILSLGARFQAYGFIGGFLVLTLWVWLLGVILYFGQCWSVVIASMSLVNKNRHNR, from the coding sequence ATGCAGCGCAGCTCAACATGGATACTGAAAAGTTTGTGGGGAGCTTGTGAGAGGTGGAGCAAATCTGATTGTATTGATTTAAGTGCTGCATTTGCTTACTACGCATTACAATCATTTTTTCCTATTCTTCTAATTTCTCTTTCAATAGCATCATGGTTCTTAGGAAAACAAGAGGGATTAGATCAACAAATAATTTCTATTGCTGCTCAGCTTTTACCTCCTTCAGTAGTTGAATTAGTAGAAACAACATTATTTAATTTGATTGATCAAGGTTTTGGGGCAGGTATTCTAGGTGCTATGTTTCTGCTTTTTACAGCCGGAAATGCATATTTATCTCTTCAAAGAGGTTCAGAAAGGCTATGGGAAGACGAACTTCCTTCTAAAAAATTAAATGCTCCGTGGAGAGCGCAAGCTTCGAGATTTCTGCGTAATAGAGTTGAAGCCTTTTTAATAGTATTCTTTATTGGTTTCTTAATGGTACTTGATCAGATTAGTGCGAATCTTAGAATGATTCCAAGTAACGTTTTGGAAAATCTTTCAAAATCTAATAATTTAATTTCTGATTTATTGCTAAAGTTACCTCTATTACAAGTTGGTCAATTTGCAATCCCTCTAGTTGGCTTTTCTTTAATGGCTCTTTTATTACAAGCCCTCTTACCTAGCAGAAAAGTTCCTTTGAAACCACTTTTGCCTGGATCTTTTCTTATAGGAATTGGCCTAACAACTTTGAATTTGGCAGTAAGTAAAAGTATTCTATCGCTTGGAGCAAGATTTCAAGCATATGGATTTATTGGTGGTTTTCTTGTACTTACTTTATGGGTCTGGCTATTAGGAGTGATTTTATATTTTGGACAGTGTTGGAGTGTTGTTATTGCTAGTATGTCTTTAGTAAATAAAAATAGACATAATAGATAA
- a CDS encoding DUF2973 domain-containing protein: MTILFPIIYSAVLTYLVWKAFKVMSNGWGISSPEKKHFDQLNFKQKKYTIHPELLDKSGNITEEELLTVRFSNDNDSTLEEKGSTSD; this comes from the coding sequence ATGACTATCTTGTTTCCAATTATATATTCTGCAGTCCTGACTTATCTAGTGTGGAAAGCTTTTAAAGTGATGTCTAATGGGTGGGGTATTTCTAGCCCAGAAAAAAAACATTTTGATCAATTAAATTTCAAACAAAAAAAATACACAATACATCCAGAACTGCTTGATAAATCAGGAAATATTACAGAAGAGGAACTTCTAACCGTTCGATTTTCAAATGATAATGACTCGACACTAGAAGAAAAGGGTTCAACATCTGATTAA
- a CDS encoding high light inducible protein, with product MNDENQARFGFVNFAETWNGRMAMMGILIGLATEFITGQSILRQIGIG from the coding sequence ATGAATGATGAAAATCAAGCAAGATTTGGATTTGTGAATTTTGCTGAAACTTGGAATGGTCGTATGGCAATGATGGGAATTTTGATTGGTCTGGCTACTGAATTTATAACTGGACAAAGTATTCTTAGACAAATTGGAATAGGTTAG
- a CDS encoding ABC-F family ATP-binding cassette domain-containing protein, which translates to MIRFEGVSKIYSTDIVLKNITWEIKKGEKVGLVGSNGAGKSTQFKILIGEEDQTSGTIIKEGNPKIAHLKQELDCNLNCSVREELESSFKDIQIVAIKLSEIENQMKSLDINKHSDELEKLVNQLAKYQAKFEALGGYKMQSDVEKILPKLGFSIEDADKLVGNFSGGWQMKVALGKIILQDPDLLLLDEPTNHLDLDTIFWLEEYLSSLKIAIIIISHDRYFLDKLCKKIIFIDRGISEIYNGNYSFFVEQKSLNEESQNKAYQLQQKEIEIQKKYIDRFRASATRSSQAKSREKQLKKISKIEAPRAKSKSPAFNFPDCPRSGKLVLNIKNLSHSYEDKILFLDVNLNISSGEKIAILGPNGCGKSTLLKIIMKKISPEIGEINLGKHNIITSYYEQNQAEALSLEERVIDLICNKSPEWSQKKVRTFLGGFGFQNETVFKYIKQLSGGEKARLALALMIMNPSNFLLLDEPTNHLDLQSKENLELAIKNYKGSLLIISHDRYFISKVANRIVEIKDSKLFSYHGNYEYFLAKK; encoded by the coding sequence GTTGGATTAGTTGGTTCAAATGGTGCAGGTAAATCAACCCAATTTAAGATTTTAATTGGAGAGGAAGATCAAACAAGTGGAACGATCATCAAAGAGGGAAATCCTAAAATTGCCCATTTAAAACAGGAGTTAGATTGTAACTTGAATTGTTCTGTGAGAGAGGAATTAGAAAGTTCTTTCAAAGATATACAAATTGTTGCCATTAAACTTTCAGAAATTGAGAATCAAATGAAATCATTGGATATAAATAAACATTCCGATGAACTTGAAAAATTAGTAAATCAACTTGCAAAATATCAAGCAAAATTTGAAGCTTTAGGTGGCTATAAAATGCAATCTGATGTAGAAAAAATATTACCAAAACTAGGCTTTTCTATCGAAGATGCTGATAAATTAGTTGGCAATTTTTCAGGTGGGTGGCAGATGAAAGTTGCACTTGGAAAAATAATCTTACAAGACCCTGATTTACTTTTACTTGATGAGCCAACCAATCATTTAGATTTAGATACTATTTTCTGGCTGGAAGAATATCTATCTTCCCTTAAGATTGCAATTATTATAATTAGCCATGATAGATATTTTTTAGACAAATTATGTAAAAAAATAATTTTTATAGATAGAGGAATATCTGAAATATATAATGGGAATTATTCTTTTTTTGTGGAACAGAAATCTTTAAATGAAGAATCACAAAATAAAGCATATCAATTACAACAAAAAGAAATTGAAATCCAGAAGAAGTATATAGATAGATTTAGAGCTAGTGCGACAAGAAGTTCACAAGCCAAGAGTAGAGAAAAACAATTAAAAAAGATTTCTAAGATTGAGGCTCCTAGAGCCAAATCAAAAAGTCCTGCTTTTAATTTTCCAGACTGTCCTCGCTCAGGAAAATTAGTTCTAAATATCAAAAATTTGTCTCACAGTTATGAGGATAAAATTCTTTTTTTAGATGTGAATTTAAATATTTCTTCTGGGGAGAAAATAGCAATATTAGGACCAAATGGCTGTGGTAAATCTACATTGCTTAAAATTATTATGAAAAAAATATCTCCTGAAATTGGAGAAATTAATCTTGGTAAACATAATATAATAACTAGCTATTATGAACAGAACCAGGCTGAAGCACTTTCACTTGAGGAAAGGGTTATTGATTTAATATGTAATAAATCTCCAGAATGGTCACAAAAAAAAGTAAGAACATTTTTAGGAGGTTTTGGCTTTCAAAATGAAACTGTTTTTAAATATATTAAACAACTTAGTGGTGGAGAAAAGGCAAGATTAGCATTAGCTCTTATGATTATGAATCCTAGTAATTTTCTGCTATTGGATGAGCCAACTAATCATTTGGATCTGCAATCTAAAGAAAATTTAGAATTAGCAATTAAGAATTATAAAGGTTCATTATTAATCATTTCTCATGATAGATATTTTATTTCAAAGGTTGCAAATAGAATTGTCGAAATTAAAGATTCAAAGTTATTTTCATATCATGGTAATTATGAATATTTTTTAGCAAAAAAATAA
- a CDS encoding trypsin-like peptidase domain-containing protein: MKSYTQKQLLISSLITMGIICPTNVISQQLTKAKINEFNISSNKSFITKAVERTGSSVVTIDTQRYVKKRKLPKNSQIFLDPYFERFFGLDLPKDNQPRIEQSQGSGFIFADGLVMTNAHVVNRSDKVIVGLTNGKKLKAKLIGQDFFTDLAVLKIEGKGPWTKAKLGDSSKIKVGDWAIAVGNPFGLENTVTLGIISNLNRNVTQLGIYDKKLELIQTDAAINPGNSGGPLLNSNGEVIGINTLIRSGPGAGLSFAIPINKAKEIAYQLINHGKVIHPMIGISLINESNSERNNNAVKVGYVVPNSPAEKSGIKVNDIIIKVGNKDIETASDVISAISKNGIKKKINIILKRRNKFISLQVIPTDITNLQNK, translated from the coding sequence TTGAAAAGCTACACCCAAAAGCAATTATTAATCTCCTCGTTAATTACAATGGGTATTATATGCCCTACAAATGTAATATCCCAACAATTAACTAAAGCAAAAATTAATGAGTTTAATATATCTTCAAACAAATCTTTCATAACTAAAGCTGTAGAAAGAACAGGTTCTTCCGTGGTGACAATTGATACCCAAAGATATGTAAAAAAAAGAAAATTACCAAAAAATTCTCAAATATTTCTAGACCCATATTTTGAAAGATTTTTTGGGTTAGATTTACCTAAAGACAATCAGCCAAGGATAGAGCAAAGCCAAGGAAGTGGCTTCATATTCGCAGATGGACTTGTAATGACTAATGCTCATGTTGTAAATAGATCGGATAAAGTCATTGTTGGATTAACCAATGGCAAAAAATTAAAGGCAAAACTTATAGGGCAAGACTTTTTTACTGATTTAGCTGTACTGAAGATTGAAGGCAAAGGGCCTTGGACAAAAGCAAAATTGGGCGATTCCTCAAAAATTAAAGTTGGTGATTGGGCTATCGCAGTTGGAAATCCATTTGGACTAGAAAACACAGTTACGCTTGGTATTATTAGTAATCTAAATAGAAACGTCACTCAATTAGGAATATACGATAAAAAACTTGAACTGATTCAAACAGATGCTGCTATTAATCCTGGGAATTCTGGAGGTCCACTATTGAATAGCAATGGAGAAGTAATTGGTATTAATACCTTGATCAGATCAGGACCAGGAGCGGGTTTAAGTTTCGCAATCCCAATAAATAAAGCTAAGGAAATTGCCTATCAACTCATAAATCATGGGAAAGTAATACATCCTATGATTGGAATCAGCCTAATAAATGAAAGTAATTCTGAAAGAAATAATAATGCCGTAAAAGTTGGTTATGTAGTACCAAATAGTCCAGCTGAAAAAAGTGGAATTAAGGTAAATGACATAATAATAAAAGTGGGCAATAAAGATATTGAAACAGCATCAGACGTTATAAGCGCAATAAGTAAAAATGGTATTAAGAAAAAAATAAATATAATTTTGAAGCGTAGAAATAAATTTATTAGTTTACAAGTAATCCCAACTGATATTACTAATCTACAAAATAAATAA
- a CDS encoding inositol monophosphatase family protein, with protein MNQSNLTNKQLRELDSLFELVSQRQIKDFGNISANSKADGSLITSCDLWSDKTIVDGLASIAPNEGVLSEEGGKFIPDTKAYWVVDPLDGTTNFAAGIPYWSISVARFVDGRPQSSFLIIPTLKKKFLSIKGEGVWLNNKKIEPHQNNHQSECISLCSRSIKILQKKPNSVFPGKIRLLGVSSLNLTSVAMGQTFGAIESTPKIWDIAASWLILEELNCFIDWLETDPLNLVAGQNLSDVNFPLIACRTIEKIEILKPWANLLLEK; from the coding sequence ATGAATCAATCAAATCTAACGAATAAACAATTAAGGGAATTAGATTCTTTATTTGAATTAGTTTCTCAACGTCAAATAAAAGATTTTGGAAATATTAGTGCTAATAGTAAAGCCGACGGATCATTAATAACAAGTTGTGATTTATGGAGTGATAAAACAATCGTAGATGGTCTAGCTTCAATAGCTCCAAATGAGGGCGTCCTTAGTGAAGAAGGAGGCAAGTTTATTCCTGATACAAAAGCTTATTGGGTAGTAGATCCACTTGATGGTACAACAAATTTTGCTGCAGGTATTCCATACTGGTCTATATCAGTAGCAAGGTTCGTAGATGGTAGACCTCAATCTTCTTTTTTAATAATCCCTACATTGAAAAAAAAGTTTTTATCAATAAAAGGTGAAGGTGTTTGGTTAAATAACAAAAAAATAGAACCTCACCAAAACAATCACCAAAGTGAATGCATTTCTTTGTGTAGTAGATCTATAAAGATTTTACAAAAAAAACCAAATTCAGTATTTCCTGGCAAAATCAGACTTTTAGGTGTATCAAGTTTAAATCTAACAAGTGTAGCAATGGGACAAACTTTCGGAGCAATAGAATCAACCCCGAAAATATGGGATATTGCAGCCTCTTGGCTAATATTAGAGGAACTCAATTGTTTTATAGATTGGCTGGAAACAGATCCTTTGAATTTAGTTGCCGGACAAAATTTAAGCGATGTTAATTTTCCATTAATTGCTTGTAGAACAATAGAAAAAATTGAAATCTTAAAGCCATGGGCTAATTTATTATTGGAAAAATAG
- the nadB gene encoding L-aspartate oxidase codes for MLRPPFSQEPIPINNWDVIVVGAGAAGLMTCLELPANLKVLLLNRNTSKVSSSRWAQGGIASVVRQDDSFDLHADDTLKAGDGLCDLQAVEMLVKEAPSCVDRLQNLGMIFDQSSDQLATTLEAAHSRRRVLHVKDRTGRALVEVLEDHIENKKNILHCRGVRVTELLIENQECRGVQVLDGANLYWIQSRAVVLATGGGGHLFTNTTNPAQSSGEGIALAWKAGAAIEDLEFVQFHPTALKFYGAPCFLISEALRGEGAILIDKNGESPVKNLKNRDLATRDQVSRAIMKNMYENNVDHVGLDLRYIDPEKIVERFPTILSRCQDYGVNPLNEVIPVAPAAHYWMGGVQTDLNASSTRKGLYAVGEVASTGVHGANRLASNSLMECLVFARKMSSIILNDLPKFAKFDRSLQEFDIEDPKEDQVSKIVEKIDELRKLCWSNLGVSRNKVNMSKFLHYIQDDISQLQKNALLISIEKIKFDQKIKLSERNRRVLNLLLDLKNRQITTITLLKACLFREESRGGHFRDDFPDKHKNWECHTRQQLDQKIHKRFIKN; via the coding sequence ATGTTGAGGCCTCCATTTTCGCAAGAACCAATACCAATAAATAATTGGGATGTAATTGTAGTAGGTGCTGGAGCTGCAGGACTTATGACCTGTCTTGAATTACCTGCAAATTTAAAAGTACTTCTTTTAAATAGGAACACTAGCAAGGTATCTTCTAGTAGATGGGCTCAAGGTGGAATAGCATCTGTTGTTAGACAAGACGATTCATTCGATCTTCATGCTGATGACACTTTAAAGGCAGGAGATGGATTATGTGATTTACAAGCTGTAGAAATGCTCGTTAAGGAAGCTCCAAGTTGTGTCGATAGGTTGCAGAATTTAGGGATGATTTTTGATCAAAGTTCTGATCAATTAGCTACTACTTTAGAAGCGGCTCATTCTCGAAGAAGAGTCTTGCATGTTAAAGATCGTACTGGAAGAGCATTAGTTGAAGTTCTAGAAGATCATATTGAAAATAAAAAAAATATTCTTCATTGTAGGGGTGTAAGAGTTACTGAACTTCTTATAGAAAATCAAGAATGTAGAGGAGTTCAGGTTCTTGATGGAGCGAATTTATATTGGATTCAGTCGAGAGCTGTTGTTTTAGCTACAGGAGGAGGTGGGCATTTATTTACCAATACAACCAATCCTGCGCAATCATCTGGAGAAGGGATTGCTCTTGCATGGAAAGCAGGTGCTGCTATTGAAGATTTAGAGTTTGTTCAATTTCATCCAACTGCGTTGAAATTTTATGGAGCTCCTTGTTTCCTAATATCTGAGGCACTTAGAGGAGAAGGCGCCATCTTAATTGATAAAAATGGTGAAAGTCCAGTTAAAAATCTTAAAAATCGTGATTTAGCTACTAGAGATCAGGTAAGTAGAGCAATTATGAAGAATATGTATGAAAATAACGTTGATCATGTTGGCCTAGATCTTCGGTATATTGATCCAGAAAAAATTGTAGAAAGATTTCCTACTATCTTAAGTCGATGTCAGGATTATGGTGTTAATCCTTTAAATGAGGTTATTCCTGTAGCTCCTGCAGCTCACTATTGGATGGGGGGTGTTCAAACTGATCTCAATGCATCTTCTACAAGAAAAGGATTATACGCTGTAGGGGAAGTTGCTTCCACAGGTGTGCATGGTGCTAATAGATTGGCAAGTAATTCACTGATGGAATGCCTAGTTTTCGCAAGAAAAATGTCTTCAATTATTTTGAATGATCTTCCCAAATTCGCAAAATTTGATAGATCATTGCAAGAGTTTGATATTGAAGATCCGAAAGAAGATCAAGTTTCTAAAATTGTGGAAAAAATAGATGAATTAAGAAAACTATGTTGGTCTAATCTAGGCGTATCTCGAAATAAGGTCAATATGAGTAAATTTTTACATTATATTCAAGATGATATTTCTCAATTACAAAAAAATGCTTTACTAATTAGTATTGAAAAAATAAAATTTGATCAGAAAATTAAACTTAGTGAGCGTAATAGAAGAGTACTGAATCTTTTACTTGATTTAAAGAATAGACAAATAACAACTATAACCTTATTAAAAGCTTGTCTATTTAGAGAAGAAAGTAGAGGAGGGCATTTTAGAGATGATTTTCCAGACAAACATAAAAATTGGGAATGTCATACTAGACAACAGTTAGATCAAAAAATTCATAAAAGATTTATTAAAAATTAG
- a CDS encoding TolC family protein: MLKKVINPILFLPLALFINSLEVIAKENKYFIDKVLEEKSNKLFINYQEIEKIVLNNEELKSLQNLVSSASFNLSSQVAKRYPSLDFQANGLPKYVAGRNYISNSDTLRTSQFTANPSLNIKWDLIKPLRGSEIKIAQENLQIALNNYEIKKKDLIQEARMRYHKYQKSFQDIQNKKFTLNLSLTSLDNAQAKLDAGIGTKFEVLEAEAQLSRDKQSLNEKKIEHLINKISLREILNIKEDFAINKEQNLIGFWNHRLKKNINEGLDKNLSLKNLLLQKSIKNSQANSFLSQNKPNIYISNTFSSTFSKGDSLSTNLDFKESGSNYTNTISLNFAWNIFNGGQNMNSYKSKIADAQAEEYAFKNLKNVLTTNINKAYLNLKLNEEQILTTLKEIESSKESVRLSRLRYDVGISTLKDVLVRQSELSNAKSKNINAIYNYNLNLDKLERLTFLEISKNCLDNNNNKIKDRESICNISR; the protein is encoded by the coding sequence ATGCTTAAAAAAGTAATAAACCCTATCTTATTTTTGCCTCTTGCTTTATTTATTAACTCTCTAGAAGTAATAGCCAAGGAAAATAAATACTTTATAGATAAAGTTTTGGAAGAAAAATCAAATAAGCTTTTCATTAATTATCAAGAGATAGAGAAAATTGTTTTAAATAATGAAGAATTAAAATCATTACAAAATTTAGTTTCCTCTGCAAGCTTTAATCTTTCAAGCCAAGTTGCTAAAAGATATCCATCCTTAGATTTTCAAGCCAATGGCTTACCGAAATATGTTGCAGGTAGAAATTATATTAGCAATTCAGATACTTTAAGAACGTCTCAATTTACTGCTAATCCTTCTCTAAATATTAAATGGGATTTAATCAAACCCCTTAGAGGATCAGAAATTAAAATTGCTCAAGAAAATTTACAAATTGCATTAAATAATTATGAGATTAAGAAAAAAGATTTAATTCAAGAAGCAAGAATGCGTTATCACAAATACCAAAAGTCATTTCAGGATATACAAAATAAAAAATTTACACTTAATTTGTCACTTACAAGTTTGGATAATGCTCAAGCAAAGTTAGATGCTGGAATTGGCACAAAATTTGAAGTTCTTGAAGCAGAAGCTCAATTATCTCGAGATAAGCAATCTCTTAATGAAAAGAAAATTGAACATTTAATTAACAAAATTTCCCTGAGAGAGATTCTTAACATAAAAGAAGATTTCGCAATTAATAAAGAACAAAATTTAATAGGTTTCTGGAATCATAGATTAAAAAAAAATATTAATGAAGGTTTAGATAAAAATCTTTCCCTAAAAAATCTTCTTCTTCAAAAATCTATAAAAAATAGCCAAGCAAATAGTTTCTTATCTCAAAATAAGCCAAATATTTACATCAGCAACACATTCTCTAGTACATTTTCCAAGGGTGACTCTTTATCTACTAATCTTGACTTTAAAGAATCTGGATCTAACTATACAAATACAATAAGTCTAAATTTTGCATGGAATATTTTTAATGGAGGCCAGAATATGAACTCTTATAAATCAAAAATAGCAGATGCACAAGCTGAAGAATATGCTTTTAAAAATCTAAAAAATGTTTTGACCACAAATATTAATAAAGCCTATTTGAATCTTAAATTAAATGAAGAGCAAATACTTACGACTCTTAAAGAAATTGAATCTAGCAAAGAGTCTGTAAGACTTTCCAGACTGAGATATGATGTTGGAATATCAACTCTCAAAGATGTACTTGTAAGACAAAGTGAATTAAGTAATGCGAAATCAAAAAATATTAATGCTATTTATAATTACAACTTGAATTTGGATAAATTAGAAAGGTTAACTTTTCTTGAAATTAGTAAAAATTGTTTAGATAACAATAATAATAAAATTAAAGATAGAGAATCTATCTGCAATATTTCAAGATGA
- a CDS encoding TIGR03279 family radical SAM protein has translation MWQEINYKEDSNDLLVPNITYKIKPAEIESIEANSIAQEIGFESGDSIISINGKKPRDLIDYQILISEEILNISVLDKNNEIHNISIEKDQDVNLGINFKDALFDSIKQCNNRCPFCFIDQQPSGKRKSLYVKDDDYRLSFLYGSYLTLTNLKKEDWERISMQKLSPLFISVHATDPATRETLLKNKKAGVILDQISWFEKNSIQIHAQIVVCPDINDGEILEKSIFELAEFYKTNSHTVLSVAVVPVGLTKFRPETDGLKSISSKYAKKTIKQVENIQSLLQISLGTRFCWLADEWYLIAGANLPSYNTYENMPQESNGVGSIRSFLKTLNEKTKNLPQKIKKPKKISWIVGKLVYEALLPTVKKLNLIDGLTIKLYGLPSIYWGQEQVVTGLLTGEDLIDGLQNKDLGEAIYIPSIMLKINTDLFLDDKNIKEVENKLNTKIHVLDDSNDIIDTLIGKSNKTNTLKKCLKK, from the coding sequence GTGTGGCAAGAAATTAATTACAAAGAAGATTCAAACGATCTTTTGGTTCCCAATATTACTTATAAAATCAAACCTGCAGAAATTGAAAGTATTGAAGCTAATTCTATTGCTCAAGAAATAGGATTTGAATCGGGTGATTCCATAATTAGTATTAATGGAAAAAAACCAAGAGATTTAATTGATTATCAGATTCTCATTAGTGAAGAAATTTTAAACATATCAGTTTTAGATAAAAATAATGAAATTCACAATATAAGTATTGAAAAAGATCAAGATGTCAATTTAGGTATTAATTTTAAAGATGCATTATTTGATTCAATCAAGCAATGCAATAATAGATGTCCATTTTGTTTTATAGATCAACAGCCAAGCGGTAAAAGGAAAAGCCTTTACGTCAAAGATGATGATTATAGATTAAGTTTCCTATATGGCTCTTATTTAACTCTTACAAATTTAAAAAAAGAAGACTGGGAAAGAATTTCGATGCAAAAACTATCCCCACTTTTTATTTCCGTTCATGCGACTGATCCTGCTACTAGAGAAACATTATTAAAAAATAAAAAAGCAGGAGTGATCCTTGATCAAATCTCCTGGTTTGAAAAAAACTCTATCCAAATACATGCTCAAATTGTTGTATGTCCAGATATAAATGACGGGGAGATTCTTGAGAAATCAATATTTGAACTTGCAGAATTCTACAAAACAAATTCTCACACAGTACTATCAGTTGCAGTAGTTCCTGTAGGACTTACAAAATTTAGACCTGAAACGGATGGATTGAAATCAATAAGTTCAAAATACGCAAAAAAAACCATTAAACAAGTCGAAAACATTCAATCCTTACTACAAATTAGTCTGGGTACTCGTTTTTGTTGGCTGGCAGACGAATGGTATTTGATCGCTGGTGCAAATTTACCTAGTTACAACACCTACGAAAATATGCCACAAGAATCTAATGGAGTAGGCTCTATTAGAAGCTTTTTAAAAACATTAAATGAGAAGACTAAAAACCTACCCCAAAAAATAAAAAAGCCAAAAAAAATTAGTTGGATAGTTGGTAAATTAGTTTATGAAGCACTTCTTCCTACAGTTAAAAAATTAAACTTAATTGATGGGTTGACGATTAAGTTATATGGTTTACCAAGCATTTATTGGGGACAAGAGCAAGTCGTAACTGGACTTCTAACTGGAGAAGATCTAATTGATGGACTGCAAAATAAGGATTTAGGCGAGGCTATTTATATACCATCAATCATGCTTAAAATTAATACTGATTTATTTTTAGATGATAAAAATATTAAAGAAGTGGAAAATAAATTGAATACCAAAATTCACGTTCTTGATGATTCAAATGATATTATAGATACTTTGATTGGCAAATCTAATAAAACAAATACTTTAAAAAAATGCTTAAAAAAGTAA